One window of Desulfobacca acetoxidans DSM 11109 genomic DNA carries:
- a CDS encoding TonB-dependent receptor plug domain-containing protein translates to MKKLFPVVTLAILSVFCLFKAVLAQDQKESPDYQVFTLGEVVISGEKDASSQTTTISTFSAQDIKETHSLTVPEALSYIPGVTVTTGFKNEPDIRIHGFQQYEALILIDGVPYYESNYGKLNLNQLPTDMIARIDVVKGAPSVLYGPGAMGGVINIITKTAGDRATFSGTGEAGSDCAYHVSATHGNSLDRFKYWLNVSRRGMDGWPMSDGFTPRDGKIIKKPGGTTNAILEDGGQRNNSDLEQTSLWGKAGIELGPESKCYLSSYFIDSSWGFPVSTREVIIFPKRPSFSRFARMDKYRDWGMDLNGEHRVNDIIRLRAKFFYHNHVDDFVSYPDLNMINPIAVSTYQDYIAGTSLFADLDPVSWDSLRFAFHFRGDSHEERDDVYLPFAKSLSYTGSVAVENEWRPLDRLPVVVGLSYDWFQVDKAEHNITDKQGNWLYTESLPTGNTKDALNPMVGVSYSFLDQTRVYGSIARKTRFPTLQQLFSSKGGNVNLKPQRSINYTLGLTRPFGKWASGEASIFFYDIENRISRDAPYPDALYRNYAQVEIYGLELVGKLIPRQDLNLRLGYTLMQAKDRSTFRVTDYVIGVPKNKIDLGINYRVPRLATRLHLEGMFLAGQWDQLPSPASPTTEALKTGSYFLLNAQINQPIGNHLEAFAFLSNLLDKNYESQSGFPGPGRTFWLGINTKF, encoded by the coding sequence ATGAAAAAACTGTTTCCGGTGGTTACCCTGGCTATTCTATCGGTTTTCTGCCTCTTTAAGGCGGTCTTGGCCCAAGACCAGAAAGAGTCTCCCGACTATCAGGTTTTCACGTTGGGCGAAGTGGTAATTTCGGGAGAAAAGGATGCCAGCAGCCAAACGACCACGATCAGCACCTTCAGCGCCCAGGATATCAAGGAGACGCACAGTCTTACCGTGCCCGAAGCCTTATCCTATATCCCCGGCGTAACCGTGACCACGGGTTTTAAGAATGAGCCGGATATCAGGATTCATGGCTTTCAACAGTATGAAGCCCTGATCCTCATTGATGGGGTGCCTTATTATGAATCCAATTACGGCAAGCTGAACCTGAACCAGCTTCCCACGGATATGATCGCCCGCATCGATGTGGTCAAGGGCGCTCCTTCGGTGCTCTATGGCCCCGGTGCCATGGGCGGGGTGATCAATATCATCACCAAGACTGCCGGAGATCGGGCAACCTTTTCCGGCACCGGCGAGGCCGGCAGTGACTGCGCCTATCATGTATCCGCTACCCACGGCAATAGCCTGGACAGATTTAAGTACTGGTTGAACGTCAGCCGCCGAGGTATGGATGGCTGGCCGATGTCCGATGGCTTTACACCCCGCGACGGTAAGATTATCAAGAAGCCGGGAGGCACTACAAATGCCATCCTGGAGGATGGCGGCCAACGCAATAACTCGGACCTCGAACAGACCAGCCTCTGGGGCAAGGCCGGAATAGAACTGGGACCGGAATCCAAATGCTATCTCAGTTCCTATTTTATCGATTCTTCCTGGGGCTTTCCCGTCTCTACCCGGGAAGTGATCATCTTTCCCAAACGGCCATCTTTTTCCCGGTTTGCCCGGATGGACAAATACCGGGATTGGGGTATGGACCTGAACGGAGAGCACAGAGTAAACGATATCATCCGATTGCGGGCAAAGTTTTTCTATCATAACCATGTAGACGACTTTGTTTCCTACCCCGACCTGAATATGATCAATCCGATTGCGGTTAGCACCTACCAGGATTATATTGCCGGGACCTCCCTGTTTGCAGACCTGGACCCAGTGTCCTGGGACAGCCTGCGCTTTGCCTTCCATTTCCGGGGCGACTCCCACGAGGAACGGGACGATGTTTATCTTCCCTTTGCAAAATCCTTATCATACACCGGCTCGGTGGCGGTGGAAAACGAATGGCGTCCCCTGGATCGGCTCCCAGTAGTTGTTGGCCTGAGTTATGACTGGTTCCAGGTGGATAAGGCCGAGCACAACATCACCGATAAACAGGGGAACTGGTTGTATACCGAGAGCCTTCCCACCGGCAACACCAAGGACGCCCTCAACCCCATGGTAGGCGTCAGCTACTCTTTTCTTGACCAGACCAGGGTCTACGGTTCGATAGCCCGCAAGACTCGCTTTCCTACCTTGCAGCAATTGTTCTCCTCCAAGGGGGGCAATGTGAATTTGAAGCCCCAGAGAAGCATCAACTATACCCTGGGGCTAACGCGGCCTTTTGGTAAATGGGCCTCAGGCGAGGCATCGATATTTTTTTACGACATCGAAAACCGTATCAGCCGCGACGCCCCCTACCCGGATGCCCTGTATCGCAACTATGCCCAGGTCGAGATCTACGGCCTGGAGCTGGTCGGCAAGCTGATCCCCCGGCAAGACCTCAATCTGAGGCTCGGATATACCCTCATGCAGGCCAAAGACAGGAGTACATTCCGGGTCACCGATTATGTGATCGGAGTTCCCAAGAATAAAATAGATCTGGGCATCAACTACCGAGTTCCGCGGCTGGCCACCCGCCTGCACCTGGAGGGCATGTTCCTGGCCGGGCAGTGGGATCAACTTCCTTCTCCGGCCAGTCCGACCACCGAGGCACTGAAGACCGGCAGCTATTTTTTACTCAATGCTCAGATTAATCAGCCTATAGGCAATCATCTTGAGGCTTTTGCGTTTTTAAGCAACCTCCTTGACAAAAACTATGAAAGCCAGAGCGGCTTCCCGGGGCCGGGGCGCACTTTTTGGCTGGGGATCAATACCAAATTCTGA
- a CDS encoding NADH-quinone oxidoreductase subunit A has translation MTCGMEVQVDITSVLHDYAYVLIFLLVGAGFAFGPLVIAHFVAPRSFGRSRSETYECGIPTFGSAWVQVAVIYYLFALIFLAFDVDVIFLFPVLLAFGKGYVWRDFVEIFLFIGILSLVIVYAWCRGVFSWKRKPESR, from the coding sequence ATGACCTGCGGTATGGAGGTACAGGTGGATATTACCTCGGTTCTGCACGATTACGCTTATGTGCTCATATTTCTTCTGGTGGGCGCCGGCTTCGCCTTCGGACCATTAGTAATTGCCCACTTCGTCGCGCCGCGCAGCTTCGGTCGTTCCCGGAGCGAAACCTATGAGTGCGGCATTCCCACCTTTGGCAGCGCTTGGGTGCAGGTGGCCGTCATCTATTATCTCTTTGCATTGATTTTTCTGGCCTTCGATGTGGACGTGATTTTCCTCTTTCCGGTCCTGTTGGCTTTTGGCAAGGGATATGTCTGGCGGGACTTTGTTGAAATTTTTCTCTTCATCGGCATCCTATCCCTGGTGATTGTATATGCTTGGTGCAGGGGGGTTTTTTCGTGGAAAAGAAAACCGGAGAGCCGCTGA
- a CDS encoding NADH-quinone oxidoreductase subunit B, translated as MEKKTGEPLIQFAVLEEVLNLCRANSLWPITFGLACCAIEMMAAGASRFDLDRFGAGVFRPSPRQSDLMIVAGTISKKMADPVIRLYEQMPAPKWVIAMGNCAISGGPFLYEGQYAIVPGADQIIPVDVYVPGCPPRPEGLLEGILQLEEKITNRPRLRKYR; from the coding sequence GTGGAAAAGAAAACCGGAGAGCCGCTGATCCAGTTTGCGGTTCTGGAAGAAGTCTTAAACCTATGCCGGGCAAACTCGCTCTGGCCCATAACCTTTGGGTTGGCGTGTTGTGCCATTGAGATGATGGCTGCGGGCGCCTCCCGGTTTGATCTGGACCGTTTTGGGGCGGGCGTCTTCCGGCCTTCGCCCCGCCAGTCCGACCTGATGATTGTGGCCGGAACCATTTCTAAGAAAATGGCTGATCCGGTGATCCGGCTGTATGAGCAGATGCCCGCACCCAAGTGGGTGATTGCCATGGGCAATTGCGCCATTTCCGGCGGGCCTTTCCTGTATGAAGGGCAGTATGCCATCGTGCCGGGGGCCGATCAGATCATTCCGGTAGATGTGTATGTTCCCGGCTGCCCGCCCCGGCCCGAAGGCCTCTTAGAGGGTATTTTGCAGTTGGAAGAGAAGATCACTAACCGACCGCGTTTAAGAAAGTATAGATAA
- a CDS encoding NADH-quinone oxidoreductase subunit C: protein MTPQTIIQSLQSILGPDKAMEAEYVKTGCHVRAEAELQQMAAVAEAMLKHECFLESLTALDLVESFDLVYFFASYRYLCRTVVHASLAKGVAAPSISHIYPAADWFEREVFEMFGITFTGHPNLKNLILPEDADFHPLLKDFVASS from the coding sequence ATGACGCCTCAAACGATTATACAGAGTCTGCAATCCATCCTCGGTCCAGACAAGGCGATGGAGGCGGAGTATGTCAAAACCGGCTGCCATGTGCGGGCGGAGGCCGAACTTCAGCAGATGGCGGCGGTGGCTGAAGCTATGCTCAAGCACGAATGTTTTTTGGAATCTCTAACGGCGCTTGATCTGGTGGAATCCTTTGACCTGGTATACTTTTTTGCCTCGTATCGCTATCTCTGCCGTACCGTGGTGCATGCATCCCTGGCCAAGGGGGTTGCGGCACCCTCCATCAGCCATATTTATCCCGCCGCCGACTGGTTTGAGCGGGAGGTCTTCGAGATGTTCGGCATCACCTTTACGGGTCATCCGAATCTGAAAAATCTGATTCTGCCCGAGGATGCCGATTTCCACCCGCTTCTCAAAGATTTCGTTGCGAGCAGTTAA
- a CDS encoding NADH-quinone oxidoreductase subunit D has product MMLEKGVEEKTFYLNLGPQHPSTHGVLRIVLEMDGEFIINSDPVIGYGHRAHEKMAELRTYQQYLPNMGRVDYLHALAYNQCYCMAVEKLAGITPPERAEFIRVITSELNRLSSHLLWFGAYLMDLGAFTPFLYCFDDREQILDLLDRLTGSRLTYCFYRFGGVPVDIDDEFTAGCRAFIQRLRSRWDDYDDLVTKNVIFIHRTRDVGILTPELALKYGVTGPNLRGSGIAYDIRRSEPFSAYPLFDFEIPTGERGDIMDRYLVRLREMEQSLRIIEQALDKIPNGPIMAEKVPKRLKPAEGEVYTAVETARGEFGCYIVSKGDVKPYRIKLRVPCFSNLSILPELIKNTMVADAVAILGSIDLVIPEIDR; this is encoded by the coding sequence ATGATGCTGGAAAAAGGTGTTGAAGAGAAGACTTTCTATTTGAATCTGGGGCCGCAGCATCCCAGCACCCATGGTGTCCTGCGCATCGTGCTGGAGATGGATGGCGAATTTATTATCAACTCCGATCCGGTAATCGGCTATGGGCATCGGGCGCATGAAAAGATGGCCGAATTGCGGACCTATCAACAGTATCTGCCCAACATGGGGCGGGTGGATTATCTGCATGCCCTGGCCTATAACCAGTGCTACTGCATGGCGGTGGAGAAGCTGGCCGGGATTACCCCGCCGGAGCGGGCGGAGTTTATCCGGGTCATCACCAGTGAACTGAACCGCCTTTCCTCCCACCTCCTCTGGTTCGGCGCCTACCTGATGGACCTGGGGGCTTTTACTCCCTTTCTCTATTGCTTCGATGACCGGGAGCAGATCTTGGACCTACTGGATCGGCTTACCGGTTCCCGTTTGACCTATTGTTTTTATCGTTTCGGCGGAGTGCCGGTGGATATTGACGATGAATTCACCGCCGGGTGCCGAGCCTTTATTCAACGTCTACGCAGCCGCTGGGACGATTATGACGATCTGGTTACCAAGAACGTCATCTTTATCCATCGTACACGGGATGTGGGCATCCTGACCCCGGAATTGGCTCTGAAGTACGGCGTCACCGGCCCGAACCTGCGCGGCAGTGGCATCGCCTACGATATCCGCCGCAGTGAACCGTTTTCCGCCTATCCCCTGTTCGATTTTGAGATTCCCACCGGGGAGCGGGGGGATATCATGGATCGTTATCTCGTCCGGTTGCGGGAAATGGAACAGAGCCTGAGGATTATCGAGCAGGCCCTGGATAAGATTCCCAACGGCCCGATTATGGCGGAGAAGGTGCCGAAACGTCTGAAACCGGCCGAAGGTGAAGTGTACACTGCCGTTGAGACGGCCAGGGGGGAGTTTGGCTGCTATATCGTGAGCAAGGGTGACGTCAAGCCGTATCGGATAAAGCTTCGGGTACCCTGTTTCTCAAACCTGAGTATCTTGCCGGAGCTCATTAAAAATACCATGGTGGCCGATGCAGTTGCCATTTTAGGCTCTATTGACCTGGTGATTCCAGAGATTGATCGATAA
- the nuoH gene encoding NADH-quinone oxidoreductase subunit NuoH — translation MQFLVAEGARLVVSLIGVIGLVSVNALFLIWMERKVSAHIQLRPGPMEVGFHGALQTIADALKLIGKELITPEDVDKIIYLLAPIVMFLPVLVSFLVIPFSPALVIRDINVGLLLIFAFGALSVLAILMAGWSSNNKYALLGAIRSVAQNVAYEIPLLITAMSIILMAGSFRLSDIVAQQSVLWNIFLQPLAFILYITCATAETNRAPFDIPEAESELVAGFHTEYSGMRFAIFFLAEYTNMFIVSAVATVLFLGGWRGPVLPPVVWFLIKVYLMIFIIMWFRWTFPRLRFDQLITFSWKVLIPLAFVNLLVTALVIKIL, via the coding sequence ATGCAGTTCTTAGTAGCCGAAGGAGCGAGATTGGTGGTCAGCCTGATCGGGGTTATCGGCCTGGTCTCCGTCAACGCCCTGTTCTTAATCTGGATGGAACGGAAAGTCTCGGCGCACATTCAGCTCCGGCCGGGGCCGATGGAAGTAGGGTTCCACGGGGCCTTGCAGACTATCGCCGACGCCCTCAAACTGATCGGGAAGGAATTGATTACGCCGGAAGACGTCGACAAAATAATCTATCTGTTGGCCCCGATTGTGATGTTCCTCCCCGTGCTGGTCAGCTTTCTGGTCATTCCCTTTTCACCTGCCCTCGTAATCCGAGACATAAATGTCGGTCTGCTGCTGATTTTCGCCTTCGGGGCCTTATCGGTGTTGGCCATCCTCATGGCCGGATGGTCTTCCAATAACAAATATGCCCTTCTCGGCGCCATCCGCTCGGTAGCCCAGAATGTTGCCTATGAAATTCCTTTACTGATCACTGCCATGAGCATTATTCTGATGGCCGGTTCCTTCAGGTTGTCGGATATTGTGGCGCAACAATCCGTGCTCTGGAATATCTTCCTACAGCCTTTGGCCTTCATCCTGTATATTACCTGCGCTACAGCGGAGACCAACCGGGCCCCCTTTGATATTCCGGAGGCCGAATCAGAGTTGGTGGCCGGTTTCCATACGGAATATTCCGGTATGCGTTTCGCCATCTTCTTCCTGGCGGAATATACCAATATGTTTATCGTCTCGGCGGTGGCCACCGTCCTCTTCCTGGGCGGATGGCGGGGCCCCGTCCTTCCTCCCGTGGTCTGGTTTTTAATCAAAGTTTACCTGATGATTTTCATTATAATGTGGTTCCGTTGGACCTTTCCGCGGCTGCGGTTTGATCAACTCATCACTTTTTCGTGGAAGGTTTTAATACCTCTAGCCTTTGTGAATCTCCTTGTGACGGCCCTGGTCATTAAGATCTTATAA
- a CDS encoding NuoI/complex I 23 kDa subunit family protein, with the protein MMAYVKETVNGFISLLAGLAVTIRYFVKPIVTVQYPREKLTLSPRYRGHIEFIIDEETGSHRCTACENCMRTCPSKVITVTGVKVAGSKKKRAVTYQLDYSLCSLCGLCVEVCPTNALKFSDEYRLAGYSRKDMVIDVMARLQAQQRALGLAEEVPPIPEPEEPKVKAEVATGEGAA; encoded by the coding sequence ATGATGGCCTATGTTAAGGAAACCGTAAACGGATTTATAAGCCTGCTGGCGGGTTTGGCGGTAACGATCCGCTATTTCGTTAAGCCGATCGTAACAGTGCAATATCCCCGGGAGAAATTAACTCTCAGCCCGCGCTACCGGGGACATATAGAATTTATCATTGACGAGGAGACTGGGTCGCATCGGTGCACCGCCTGCGAGAACTGTATGCGCACCTGCCCCTCTAAGGTGATTACCGTCACCGGGGTCAAGGTGGCCGGTAGTAAAAAGAAACGGGCAGTGACCTATCAACTCGATTATTCTTTATGCAGCCTGTGTGGTCTATGCGTTGAAGTCTGTCCTACCAACGCCCTCAAATTTTCGGATGAATACCGGCTTGCCGGCTATAGCCGGAAAGATATGGTGATTGACGTCATGGCCAGGTTGCAGGCGCAACAGCGGGCCTTGGGTTTGGCGGAGGAGGTTCCCCCCATACCCGAACCTGAAGAACCTAAGGTTAAGGCTGAAGTCGCCACTGGGGAGGGTGCAGCATGA
- a CDS encoding NADH-quinone oxidoreductase subunit J family protein, with the protein MSAIFDLSNLSFLGVLAVTFGGAIIAVGARNIFHNVLGLALSLFGVAGIFVYLNSPFLAMMEILIYVGAICIAICFAIMLSEPLYLPKPPRKPLKIAGAGLGAGVVFLMLSLLIKKTDWIPASVRGDDWSIATIGHYLLTRYALIFEVISLVLLVAMLGAIVNARNGRNRADS; encoded by the coding sequence ATGAGCGCCATTTTTGATCTTTCCAATCTCAGTTTCCTCGGGGTTCTGGCCGTCACCTTCGGCGGCGCGATCATCGCCGTGGGCGCCCGCAACATCTTCCATAACGTTTTGGGACTGGCCTTGTCGCTCTTCGGGGTGGCCGGCATTTTCGTATATCTCAATAGTCCGTTCTTGGCTATGATGGAAATCTTGATTTACGTGGGGGCTATTTGTATTGCCATCTGTTTTGCTATTATGCTCTCCGAACCGCTCTATTTACCCAAGCCCCCGCGTAAGCCTCTTAAAATTGCCGGTGCCGGTCTGGGAGCGGGGGTGGTCTTTTTGATGCTCAGCCTGCTCATCAAGAAAACCGACTGGATTCCGGCCTCAGTGCGGGGTGATGATTGGTCAATAGCCACCATCGGGCATTATCTGCTTACCCGCTATGCCCTCATCTTTGAGGTTATCTCTTTAGTGCTGCTGGTTGCCATGCTGGGCGCCATCGTCAATGCCCGCAATGGCCGCAACCGGGCTGATTCTTAA
- the nuoK gene encoding NADH-quinone oxidoreductase subunit NuoK, with the protein MYDNLQTYLYIAVLLFAIGMYGVLARRSFIAVLISVELMLNAAGINFMAFNRFLAPDPAVGQIFTLFIMAVAAAEAAIALSIIVAVYRKLKSINAENVNELRG; encoded by the coding sequence ATGTATGACAATCTCCAAACCTATCTCTATATTGCGGTGCTGCTGTTCGCCATCGGGATGTATGGTGTCCTGGCGAGGCGCTCCTTCATCGCCGTGCTGATCTCCGTGGAGCTGATGCTCAATGCCGCCGGTATTAATTTTATGGCCTTTAACCGGTTTCTGGCACCCGACCCGGCGGTAGGGCAGATCTTTACCCTGTTCATCATGGCGGTAGCTGCGGCAGAGGCGGCCATTGCTTTGAGTATTATTGTCGCGGTTTATCGCAAGCTCAAGTCCATCAACGCTGAAAATGTCAACGAACTGCGAGGTTAA
- a CDS encoding NADH-quinone oxidoreductase subunit 5 family protein — protein sequence MAVQFFDATFQACLLVSILPILCFGVIMIFTRENPKLSLGISLTGSTIPLVIAWWLLIKYWGIEKPLIYNLQWLYSDMVKIPFGFLLDPTSLLMLTIVATISWLVQVYSIGYMGGDPGFGRFYAFLSLFAFSMLTLSISSGLLQLYICWEMVGLASYLLIGFWYEKFSASEAGKKAFVVTRFGDVGFFMGLAFLTIYYGNLEINQVNSAAVAQSMPGWLITTAALLIFCGIMGKSAQFPIHVWLPDAMEGPTPVSALLHSATMVAAGVYLMARIYPFFSASSEAMMVALIIGTITLLLSSTIGMVASDIKQVWAYSTVSQLGFMVMGLAAGSYFAGYYHLTTHASFKALLFLCSGVFIHHFGTNDFFIMAAQGGKKLKIPMITITIAALSLAGIFPLAGFFSKEGILGALAHLDNKFFLFAGLFGAFLTAYYTFRVIFVMLFPREPIFKIAEAHGHAEEHGHGHGHAEAHGGDWAMNIPLLILACFTLTLGFMQGHLEKFLTGHAGHHEISIPLLVSAVSAALLGIGLAWRDWGAKKAKCVGFLSYVPVLENFFIQKWYMDHFWRWFLNAFIYGTFSKWFTYNDRRVVDGGVDAVAFSTVGSGRYLSRFQTALLQLNLLFMVLVVAGVGLYLVTGR from the coding sequence ATGGCGGTTCAGTTTTTCGATGCTACGTTTCAGGCATGTTTGTTGGTTTCGATTCTTCCTATACTCTGTTTTGGCGTAATTATGATCTTCACCCGGGAGAATCCGAAACTCTCTTTAGGGATATCGTTGACGGGGTCCACCATTCCCCTGGTTATCGCCTGGTGGCTGCTCATTAAATACTGGGGTATAGAGAAGCCTCTCATTTATAACCTGCAGTGGCTTTATTCCGACATGGTGAAGATACCCTTTGGGTTTCTGCTGGATCCCACCAGTCTGCTTATGCTTACCATCGTGGCTACGATCAGTTGGCTGGTGCAGGTCTACTCTATCGGCTATATGGGCGGCGACCCCGGCTTCGGCCGGTTCTACGCCTTTCTGTCTCTGTTCGCCTTTTCCATGTTGACCTTGAGCATCTCCAGCGGTCTGTTGCAGCTTTATATCTGCTGGGAGATGGTCGGTCTGGCCTCCTACCTGCTCATCGGTTTCTGGTATGAAAAATTCTCGGCCTCCGAGGCCGGCAAAAAGGCCTTTGTGGTGACACGTTTCGGAGACGTCGGTTTCTTCATGGGTCTGGCCTTTTTAACCATTTATTATGGCAACCTGGAGATAAACCAGGTGAACAGCGCTGCCGTGGCTCAATCGATGCCCGGCTGGCTCATTACCACTGCGGCCCTGTTGATATTCTGCGGTATCATGGGTAAGAGCGCCCAGTTTCCGATCCATGTCTGGCTTCCCGACGCCATGGAAGGCCCGACGCCGGTCAGCGCCCTGCTCCATTCTGCTACCATGGTGGCCGCCGGGGTTTATCTCATGGCCCGCATATATCCCTTCTTCAGCGCCTCATCCGAAGCCATGATGGTGGCGCTGATTATTGGGACAATCACCCTCCTGCTATCCTCCACAATCGGTATGGTAGCCTCCGATATTAAGCAGGTCTGGGCTTATTCCACGGTCAGCCAGCTTGGGTTCATGGTCATGGGGCTGGCTGCCGGGAGTTATTTCGCCGGTTATTATCATCTTACTACCCATGCCTCCTTTAAGGCGCTATTGTTCCTCTGTTCCGGGGTCTTCATACACCATTTTGGCACCAATGACTTCTTTATAATGGCAGCCCAAGGTGGGAAGAAATTGAAAATCCCTATGATCACCATAACCATTGCCGCCCTGTCTCTGGCCGGGATCTTCCCACTGGCCGGTTTCTTCAGTAAAGAAGGCATCTTGGGGGCGTTAGCCCATTTAGACAACAAGTTCTTCCTCTTTGCCGGTCTGTTTGGCGCTTTTCTCACCGCCTATTACACCTTCCGGGTAATTTTTGTCATGCTCTTTCCGCGCGAACCGATTTTTAAGATTGCCGAGGCCCACGGCCATGCCGAGGAACACGGTCATGGTCACGGTCATGCAGAAGCGCATGGCGGCGATTGGGCCATGAACATACCGCTGCTTATATTAGCCTGCTTCACCCTGACGCTCGGGTTTATGCAAGGCCACCTGGAAAAGTTCCTTACCGGCCATGCCGGTCACCATGAGATCAGTATTCCCCTGCTGGTTAGCGCTGTGAGCGCCGCTTTGCTCGGCATCGGCTTGGCTTGGCGGGACTGGGGAGCGAAAAAGGCCAAGTGTGTTGGGTTCCTGAGTTATGTTCCGGTATTGGAAAACTTTTTTATCCAAAAGTGGTATATGGATCATTTCTGGCGCTGGTTTTTAAATGCATTTATTTACGGCACGTTCTCCAAGTGGTTTACGTACAATGACCGCCGGGTGGTAGATGGCGGCGTTGATGCGGTGGCTTTTTCCACTGTGGGGAGTGGCCGTTATCTGTCTCGTTTTCAGACTGCTCTACTCCAACTTAACCTACTTTTCATGGTGCTGGTGGTGGCGGGAGTGGGCCTGTACCTGGTCACGGGCCGATAA
- a CDS encoding complex I subunit 4 family protein, protein MVEHLASFPYLTCMVLSPAIGLFIIVLLKEEQKFLIRAVSLVSAGISLGLSIYTFVGYDKVLGGLQFVEKYEWVKSFGITFFVGVDGINAPLLLLTGIVIFTGVLTMWELENRVKEYFAFMLFLVTGVFGVFMSMDIFFFFLFYEIAVVPMYILILIWGSTRKEYAAMKLTLYLMAGSGLIIPGILLLYSTSGLYTFDLIKLHGVHFPPEMQKIIFVLLLFGFGVLAAMWPFHTWSPVGHVAAPTAVSMLHAGVLMKLGSYGILRVPMYLCPEGFQYWSQLMGLLAICGIVYGVFVGLAQTDLKYVIGYSSVSHMGIVALGLATGTMDGLNGSVFQMFSHGVMTALFFSAVGYIYDRTHVRDIHLLGGFSKIMPVASAFFITAALCGAGLPGFASFWAELLVFIAAVKVFGIGGLIALASIVVGALFALRVVQTSFYNEPNPKFIHFEDVSPFLGLPRMILIATLILFGIFPSLMLDVIKTAVAPFISGL, encoded by the coding sequence ATGGTGGAGCATCTAGCTAGTTTTCCTTATCTGACCTGCATGGTATTGTCGCCGGCCATAGGCCTCTTTATTATTGTGCTTCTCAAGGAGGAGCAGAAATTCCTCATCCGCGCCGTTTCCTTGGTCTCGGCGGGAATTTCTCTGGGCCTATCAATCTACACGTTCGTCGGTTATGACAAGGTCTTAGGGGGATTGCAGTTTGTCGAAAAATACGAATGGGTGAAGTCGTTCGGCATAACCTTTTTCGTCGGTGTCGATGGTATTAACGCGCCGCTGTTGCTGCTTACCGGTATCGTCATATTTACCGGTGTGCTTACCATGTGGGAGTTGGAAAATCGGGTCAAAGAATACTTTGCCTTTATGTTGTTCCTGGTCACCGGCGTCTTCGGTGTCTTCATGTCGATGGACATTTTTTTCTTTTTTCTGTTCTATGAAATCGCCGTTGTCCCGATGTATATTCTTATCCTGATCTGGGGTTCCACACGGAAAGAATATGCGGCTATGAAGCTGACCCTCTATCTGATGGCGGGCAGCGGGTTGATTATTCCTGGAATTCTGTTGTTATACTCCACATCCGGGCTATACACCTTCGATCTGATTAAATTGCATGGGGTGCATTTCCCGCCAGAAATGCAAAAGATCATCTTTGTCCTGCTCCTGTTCGGATTTGGTGTTTTGGCGGCGATGTGGCCGTTCCACACGTGGTCGCCGGTAGGCCATGTGGCCGCTCCCACCGCAGTCAGTATGCTGCACGCCGGCGTGTTGATGAAGCTCGGCTCCTATGGCATCCTAAGGGTTCCGATGTATCTCTGCCCGGAAGGATTCCAGTATTGGTCGCAACTTATGGGGCTCCTGGCTATCTGCGGTATTGTCTATGGGGTCTTCGTTGGGTTGGCCCAGACTGATCTAAAATACGTTATCGGCTACTCGTCAGTTTCTCACATGGGAATCGTGGCCTTGGGGTTGGCCACCGGAACTATGGACGGCCTCAATGGCTCGGTGTTTCAGATGTTCTCCCACGGCGTCATGACGGCCCTCTTCTTCTCTGCCGTGGGATACATTTATGATCGCACGCACGTTCGAGACATTCACCTATTAGGAGGGTTTAGTAAGATCATGCCGGTGGCCTCGGCCTTCTTTATCACCGCGGCGTTGTGCGGCGCCGGCCTTCCTGGATTCGCCAGTTTCTGGGCCGAACTGCTGGTCTTCATTGCTGCGGTAAAGGTATTCGGCATAGGCGGCTTGATCGCGCTGGCTTCAATTGTCGTCGGCGCTCTTTTTGCCCTGCGGGTGGTTCAAACATCCTTCTATAATGAACCCAATCCAAAATTTATACACTTTGAGGACGTCAGCCCCTTCCTGGGGTTGCCCCGGATGATTCTTATTGCCACATTGATCTTGTTCGGCATCTTCCCGAGCCTGATGTTGGACGTCATCAAAACGGCGGTGGCGCCGTTCATAAGTGGGTTGTAA